The following coding sequences lie in one Populus nigra chromosome 15, ddPopNigr1.1, whole genome shotgun sequence genomic window:
- the LOC133673849 gene encoding uncharacterized protein LOC133673849 isoform X2 — translation MPTSDTDFDLSSSPASAFSIGEYTFADVNNLEHCAKYLNQTLVTFGFPASLDLFANDPVSTARTCNCIYSLLQQRQRDVEFRESASEQRQRLLSDISRLEAKVERLESQLQAKDREIATITRTEAKATAAFKAQIEKLQQERDEFQRMVIGNQQVRTQQIHEMKKKEKEYIKLQERLNQVLMEKKKESRSGMEIMNLLQKEGRQRGTWNGKKADNDFYKKIVDACEAKNQELMAENNDLRALLRSMQVDMRDFFNAPNGSSKQSPPANERLVTDPSQSPLGGRTDVFDLPFHMARDQIEESLRTKMSSIKERMVQLQDAQKGAEVTSEATERELELEAQLVEARSIIQEQASIMSKHLAKSERPRESIISSPAEGVRDQRG, via the exons ATGCCAACTTCTGATACTGACTTCGATCTCAGC TCCTCTCCCGCCTCGGCCTTCTCAATCGG AGAGTATACATTTGCTGATGTGAATAACTTGGAGCATTGTGCAAAGTACTTGAATCAGACTCTTGTTACCTTTGGTTTCCCTGCCTCTCTTGATCTTTTCGCTAATGATCCG GTTTCAACCGCCCGAACCTGCAACTGCATTTACTCTTTGCTTCAACAGAGGCAGCGCGACGTTGAATTTAGAGAATCTGCCAGTGAGCAGAGACAGAG ACTACTATCAGATATATCGAGATTGGAAGCTAAGGTTGAGAGGCTTGAGTCGCAGTTACAAGCCAAAGATAGAGAGATAGCTACAATAACTAGAACG GAAGCCAAAGCTACAGCAGCTTTTAAGGCCCAAATTGAAAAGCTTCAACAAGAACGTGATGAATTTCAAAGGATGGTAATTGGTAATCAG CAAGTGAGGACTCAACAAATAcatgaaatgaagaaaaaagaaaaggagtacaTAAAGTTGCAG GAGAGGCTAAACCAAGTGTTAATGGAGAAAAAGAAGGAATCACGATCAGGCATGGAGATAATGAATTTGCTTCAG AAAGAAGGGCGGCAGCGTGGGACATGGAATGGAAAGAAGGCTGATAATGATTTCTACAAGAAAATT GTGGATGCTTGTGAGGCTAAAAATCAAGAGTTAATGGCAGAGAATAATGATTTAAGGGCATTGCTGCGGTCAATGCAG GTTGATATGCGTGACTTCTTCAATGCACCAAATGGGTCATCCAAACAATCTCCACCTGCCAATGAGAGACTTGTAACAGACCCCTCACAATCTCCCTTGGGTGGGAGGACG GATGTGTTTGACTTGCCTTTTCACATGGCTAGAGATCAAATTGAAGAAAGTCTCCGAACCAAGATGTCTTCCATAAAg GAGCGTATGGTTCAACTACAAGATGCACAGAAAGGAGCAGAAGTCACTTCTGAAGCGACTGAGAGAGAACTAGAGCTCGAAGCTCAACTTGTTGAGGCAAGAAGCATAATCCAGGAGCAG GCATCTATAATGTCTAAGCATCTTGCGAAGTCAGAGAGGCCAAG GGAATCTATCATCTCTTCACCAGCTGAG GGAGTACGAGACCAACGTGGTTGA
- the LOC133673849 gene encoding uncharacterized protein LOC133673849 isoform X1, with product MPTSDTDFDLSSSPASAFSIGEYTFADVNNLEHCAKYLNQTLVTFGFPASLDLFANDPVSTARTCNCIYSLLQQRQRDVEFRESASEQRQRLLSDISRLEAKVERLESQLQAKDREIATITRTEAKATAAFKAQIEKLQQERDEFQRMVIGNQQVRTQQIHEMKKKEKEYIKLQERLNQVLMEKKKESRSGMEIMNLLQKEGRQRGTWNGKKADNDFYKKIVDACEAKNQELMAENNDLRALLRSMQVDMRDFFNAPNGSSKQSPPANERLVTDPSQSPLGGRTDVFDLPFHMARDQIEESLRTKMSSIKERMVQLQDAQKGAEVTSEATERELELEAQLVEARSIIQEQASIMSKHLAKSERPRYSTDYSCSVEHCISLGNFAGD from the exons ATGCCAACTTCTGATACTGACTTCGATCTCAGC TCCTCTCCCGCCTCGGCCTTCTCAATCGG AGAGTATACATTTGCTGATGTGAATAACTTGGAGCATTGTGCAAAGTACTTGAATCAGACTCTTGTTACCTTTGGTTTCCCTGCCTCTCTTGATCTTTTCGCTAATGATCCG GTTTCAACCGCCCGAACCTGCAACTGCATTTACTCTTTGCTTCAACAGAGGCAGCGCGACGTTGAATTTAGAGAATCTGCCAGTGAGCAGAGACAGAG ACTACTATCAGATATATCGAGATTGGAAGCTAAGGTTGAGAGGCTTGAGTCGCAGTTACAAGCCAAAGATAGAGAGATAGCTACAATAACTAGAACG GAAGCCAAAGCTACAGCAGCTTTTAAGGCCCAAATTGAAAAGCTTCAACAAGAACGTGATGAATTTCAAAGGATGGTAATTGGTAATCAG CAAGTGAGGACTCAACAAATAcatgaaatgaagaaaaaagaaaaggagtacaTAAAGTTGCAG GAGAGGCTAAACCAAGTGTTAATGGAGAAAAAGAAGGAATCACGATCAGGCATGGAGATAATGAATTTGCTTCAG AAAGAAGGGCGGCAGCGTGGGACATGGAATGGAAAGAAGGCTGATAATGATTTCTACAAGAAAATT GTGGATGCTTGTGAGGCTAAAAATCAAGAGTTAATGGCAGAGAATAATGATTTAAGGGCATTGCTGCGGTCAATGCAG GTTGATATGCGTGACTTCTTCAATGCACCAAATGGGTCATCCAAACAATCTCCACCTGCCAATGAGAGACTTGTAACAGACCCCTCACAATCTCCCTTGGGTGGGAGGACG GATGTGTTTGACTTGCCTTTTCACATGGCTAGAGATCAAATTGAAGAAAGTCTCCGAACCAAGATGTCTTCCATAAAg GAGCGTATGGTTCAACTACAAGATGCACAGAAAGGAGCAGAAGTCACTTCTGAAGCGACTGAGAGAGAACTAGAGCTCGAAGCTCAACTTGTTGAGGCAAGAAGCATAATCCAGGAGCAG GCATCTATAATGTCTAAGCATCTTGCGAAGTCAGAGAGGCCAAGGTATTCCACTGACTACTCATGTTCTGTGGAACACTGTATTTCATTAGGCAACTTTGCAGGAGATTAA